The Tenebrio molitor chromosome 5, icTenMoli1.1, whole genome shotgun sequence genome has a segment encoding these proteins:
- the LOC138131547 gene encoding ATP-binding cassette sub-family C member 4-like — protein MDHVKAKKRPANPEESTNFFLKFLFIHMKNIFRRGVKNEADIYEVLPSFKSQMLGDKLETNWNKQRLEDNPSMIKILWSCFGKQYLLLAITQVIPITITIVRPKIVRNFISYFTNNHSNFNKTEACFLGVAFVVVEFIDLLYRDNFVLKLEALGVQIRTGLSSLIYRKMLKMNLTQLDNVSVGKIITLITRDVNEFDIFLYYTTLLWCESLRFVITCYVVYVEIGPLVAMLVGLFCLIILIQVALAKILASMKVKTLKKTDLRYQATKEMLDAIATVKCYIWGNSYGKKVSKIRAEEVSLIYKIYLLLFAKFTISETILNASTYVFITSSIWLGNEIKVETIFFLITSMESLNFAFKRGIPRGMHETVKLIAVLGRIGNFFRTIDAQLASKHKNDEELPTKIILSNVDVLSRDHKILENINLEINNGLTVITGSTASGKTLLLKVILGEYQSDAGVLNVSGTISYASQQPWLFASTIKQNVLFGAKYNEERYLQVLQACALLHDLQSLPGGDGFIVADRGENLSKGQQSRINLARAVYRDCEIYLLDDCLANLDVIVADYIFEKCIKQFLENKLVVLVTQNPKHIDRADNVKVLNDHKAKFSKNSSTTLIQPEPHHLGLAWSKVKCKEEDGVVEDDVKETTNLISGKRIERNIYEEKVMPGILNLTNYRKLIVHGGGSVKFAFICIVFGVVVISKSGLRKLENNWINTEQQILKYTIYNNTDGDNYKNLLQNRHQMIYLFPIISVTVGIMSFLKAVIFYLLVRKALVSLHGLLFERIVNASMRFFSSHYTGNILNRFSEDLLYVDERVPYSLYLSLEAFAEIIGVTILMGSVNLTFLTICLIFCTFPIATVIFFLRIGRILKQLELSTRSSFIGHVNSTAEGLPTIRCSKVENILIDEFDSRQNLYTSASYLYLCWLRGLIYIVHVYFIFFTSVILLQFLIVDADISAAHVGLVLSQAALFKRSLEFAFRTGTRIESEVTSVGRILEYTEQTQEHRDGVLVEGWPQRGQIKFSNVYLSYDSDNSVLHNFNCTVEPQDTIAIVGRTAAGKSSIISTILRLHKFEGKIFIDGIDIATLPLETLRSNVAVISQDPALFTGTVRENIDFSGKYGDAEIWNALKVVNLDILFSSLDNKISTMDSNLSLGQKQLLCLARAIIRKSKIVIMDEVTASVDQKTEEMIHKIVLEELACCTVIMITHKLDYVLEYDKVIVLDKGGIVEFDRPSRLLENENGLFYKMCKKAI, from the exons ATGGATCACGTAAAAGCAAAGAAAAGACCGGCCAATCCGGAAGAATCAACGAATTTCTtcttaaaatttcttttcat CCACATGAAAAATATCTTTAGAAGAGGAGTAAAAAATGAAGCAGATATTTATGAAGTTCTTCCATCTTTCAAGTCTCAAATGTTGGGAGATAAATTAGAAACAAATTGGAATAAGCAGAGGCTTGAAGATAATCCatcaatgattaaaattttatggtcaTGTTTCGGAAAACAATATCTGCTACTCGCAATTACTCAAGTCATTCCAATAACAATAAC AATTGTCCGACCAAAGATTGTAAGGAATTTTATATCCTATTTTACCAACAACCACAGCAACTTTAACAAAACTGAGGCATGCTTTTTGGGAGTTGCTTTTGTGGTTGTTGAGTTTATAGACCTTTTGTATAGAGACAACTTTGTGCTCAAACTTGAAGCGCTTGGAGTACAAATTCGAACCGGTTTATCATCTTTGATttacagaaaaatgttaaagatGAACTTAACTCAACTTGACAATGTATCGGTCGGCAAAATTATCACTTTGATCACTAGAGATGTCAacgaatttgatatttttttatactacACAACTTTATTGTGGTGCGAGTCCCTTCGGTTTGTGATTACCTGCTATGTAGTCTATGTGGAAATAGGTCCCTTAGTTGCCATGTTAGTCGGGTTATTTTGCTTGATCATCTTAATTCAAG tGGCTTTGGCTAAAATTCTGGCCTCAATGAAAGTCAAAACTTTAAAGAAAACCGACCTCAGGTATCAGGCAACCAAAGAAATGTTAGATGCCATTGCAACTGTAAAGTGCTACATTTGGGGGAATAGTTATGGGAAAAAGGTTTCTAAAATTCGAGC AGAAGAAGTTTCCCTCATTTACAAGATATACTTACTGCTTTTTGCTAAATTTACCATTTCGGAAACGATTTTGAACGCATCAACTTACGTTTTTATAACCAGCTCCATATGGTTaggaaatgaaattaaagttGAGACCAtcttctttttgatcaccagTATGGAATCCTTAAATTTCGCTTTTAAAAGAGGAATTCCCAGGGGAATGCACGAAACGGTAAAGTTAATAGCAGTCCTTGGaagaattggaaatttttttagaaCTATAGATGCACAGTTGGCATCTAAACATAAGAATGACGAGGAACTTCcaaccaaaatcattttatcAAACGTAGATGTGCTCTCCAGAGACCAtaaaatattagaaaatatCAACCTTGAAATTAATAATGGATTGACTGTCATAACTGGTTCTACTGCAAGTGGAAAAACTTTGCTTTTGAAAGTCATACTAGGGGAGTATCAATCAGATGCGGGAGTGTTGAACGTCAGCGGTACAATCTCTTATGCCTCTCAACAACCTTGGCTTTTTGCATCCACAATAAagcaaaatgttttatttggaGCAAAGTATAATGAAGAGCGATATCTGCAGGTACTGCAAGCGTGTGCTCTTCTGCACGATTTACAATCTCTCCCTGGAGGTGATGGTTTTATCGTAGCAGACAGAGGAGAGAACTTAAGCAAAGGCCAACAAAGTAGAATAAACTTAGCACGTGCTGTTTATCGAGATtgtgaaatttatttgttggacGATTGCTTGGCTAATTTGGATGTAATTGTTGCtgattatatttttgaaaaatgtattaaacaaTTTCTGGAAAATAAGTTAGTGGTTCTGGTCACCCAGAACCCAAAACATATTGATCGAGCAGATAACGTCAAAGTTTTAAATGATCACAAGGCAAAATTCAGTAAGAATTCATCCACAACCTTGATTCAACCAGAACCTCATCATCTAGGGCTCGCTTGGAGCAAAGTTAAATGTAAAGAAGAGGATGGTGTCGTTGAAGACGATGTTAAGGAAACCACAAATTTGATTTCAGGAAAACGAATTGAAAGAAATATATATGAAGAAAAAGTAATGCCAGGaatattaaacttgacaaattaTAGGAAACTGATAGTACATGGTGGTGGGTCTGTTAAATTTGCTTTTATTTGCATTGTATTTGGTGTGGTGGTGATTTCGAAAAGTGGTTTAcgaaaactagaaaacaaTTG GATTAATACTgaacaacaaattttaaaatacacaatTTACAATAACACAGATGGTGACaactacaaaaatttattgcaaaatcGTCACCagatgatttatttatttccaattatTTCAGTAACAGTAGGAATAATGTCCTTCTTAAAAGCTGTCATATTTTATCTTCTTGTAAGAAAAGCTTTAGTAAGCCTTCACGGACTACTATTCGAAAGGATAGTAAATGCTTCCATGAGATTTTTTAGTAGTCACTACACTGGTAACATTTTGAACAGATTTTCAGAAGATCTTCTATACGTTGACGAAAGAGTACCTTATTCATTGTATCTTAGTTTGGAA gCTTTTGCAGAAATAATTGGAGTAACGATTTTAATGGGATCGGTAAATCTAACATTCCTTACAATTTGCTTAATATTCTGTACATTTCCTATTGCAACAGTTATATTCTTCCTGAGAATTGGAAGGATTCTGAAGCAATTAGAACTTTCGA CTCGAAGCTCATTCATTGGTCATGTAAATTCCACTGCTGAAGGACTGCCAACAATACGATGTTCAAAggtagaaaatattttaatcgaCGAATTCGACAGCCGCCAAAATCTCTACACTTCTGCTTCCTATCTCTATTTATGTTGGTTGAGAGGTCTTATCTACATCGTCCATGTTTACTTTATATTCTTTACATCTGTCATACTTCTACAATTCTTGATAGTTGACGCCG ATATATCCGCTGCACATGTTGGTCTTGTGCTTTCGCAGGCTGCCCTCTTCAAGAGATCTTTAGAATTCGCGTTTCGCACAGGTACCAGGATCGAATCTGAAGTAACATCAGTCGGACGAATCCTAGAATACACTGAGCAGACTCAAGAACACAGAGACGGTGTTTTGGTAGAAGGTTGGCCCCAGAGAGGACAAATCAAATTTAGCAACGTTTACCTTTCCTATGACTCCGACAATTCTGTCTtgcataattttaattgtacaGTGGAGCCTCAAGATACAATCGCCATTGTGGGTAGAACAGCTGCTGGAAAATCGTCGATAATTTCCACGATTCTGCGATTGCACAAATTtgaaggaaaaatatttatagacGGAATCGACATCGCAACTCTTCCTTTAGAAACTCTGAGATCGAATGTTGCTGTAATTTCTCAGGATCCAGCTTTGTTCACGGGAACAGTCCGAGAAAACATTGACTTTTCCGGAAAATATGGAGATGCTGAAATCTGGAATGCACTTAAGGTAGTCAATTTGGACATACTATTTTCTAGTTTGGACAACAAGATTAGTACTATGGATTCCAACTTAAGCCTGGGTCAAAAACAACTTCTCTGCTTGGCAAGAGCGATTATTCGCAAAAGTAAAATTGTGATTATGGATGAGGTGACAGCAAGTGTGGAccaaaaaactgaagaaatgataCATAAAATAGTATTAGAAGAACTTGCATGTTGTACGGTCATTATGATAACGCATAAATTAGATTACGTTCTGGAATATGACAAGGTCATTGTTTTGGACAAGGGCGGTATTGTTGAGTTTGACCGTCCATCTCGTTTGTTAGAGAATGAGAATGGactattttacaaaatgtgtaaaaaagcTATTTAA